The sequence below is a genomic window from Eleginops maclovinus isolate JMC-PN-2008 ecotype Puerto Natales chromosome 20, JC_Emac_rtc_rv5, whole genome shotgun sequence.
gtctctcttctctcacaCATTTGACCCACGTTATGACAACACAGACAATGTTGTGTGGATGGGTCGTTTGTTTAATTTTCCAGATGCTTTTTTCTTCATTACCAAAAACTTGAATTATCacattaaaccaaaaaaataaaaagaagataaaaacaagCTGTTACTCTAGTGCTGTCAGCTGTGACAAGCACTTGGTTTTGGCACCCtggattatttattttcctttttctatgATACAAAAGCAACATTATTCTGCTGTTAACCTGTTATTGACATTATGACTGATATTATAGGAAATGTACTGACATACAAATtaccttatttttttatttaaacatacgTGTAGTTTAATTTCTGCACAAAAAAGGAACACATCCTTGCAGATTCAATTATCAAATGAGCCAGGCACAATATTGTAGCATTCCGTGTATTCATGGCAAATCATTTATGTAACAACAGTGCACATGATTCATTAACTACTTCACCATGTCTTATGTGTATAATCAAACCTGTCTGAAAGGGACATGTCTGAAGGTATTACTGGTACTATTGATCTGTGTGGCTGTACGTAGCTGGATGTTGACCTGTGCTAAGACGTTGGTTAGCCCTGCAGGGCCCGGTCCAGCACTTGCTCATCCTGCACAGGAAAAGGCATGGTGACACGCAGTTGCGCGTTCTCCTGCATGGTAAGCTGGATGGTCTCGTATGCATTTGTGTTTCCAGACCAGCAGCGACGAGCCACCTGCATCACGCACAAACAGATATGAGCATGTTATAAACAATAGGTGAAGTTGGACACTAATCATGCTGCTCTCTTATCGGCACTCTAACCCCATTGGAGACGTCCCAGTTGAGCATCAGTCTGGCACGCTTTGCAGCCTCCTCAGAGCCGTCCAACAGCAAACCAAACCCTCCATTCATCACCTCACCCCTGTAGGTCAGACGAGAGATAAAGTTTAAACAAACTGAATTGGTGACAGACAAGTATTGATGAGCCTTTCACACAGATATATGCCTGTCATTGAAGCACTTACTGCAATGGCACTCACTACTCACTGGATCAGCACTTATTtgctgttttacaaaatgtttacacctatttatacacatatttattaCTTCTCCTTATGcatatacatttacaacatcTGTGAATACATTCAGTCCAATCATTTGCAACACTTAACTTACTATAACTATTATAGTACTATACTATTACTTtccatatttaatgtaaaaatgtttcatttgcttttacttgttggatttgtttgactttttcttttaaacatattGCATTGTTTGGGGGAGCCTCATGAACTTGAATGAGCAGCCATCCTTACCAGCCAACACCACCGCCATTGTGCAAAGATACCCATGTGGCGCCCCTGAATGCATCCCCAACAAAGTTCTGGACCGCCATGTCTGTAAGAACAAggcatgtttatatatattttgctttaataggacaattcaaagtgctttacataaaacACCTAAGAGCTTGAGTCAaaacaaactcattttaaaaaggtatatTAAGGAAGTTAGTACCAGAAATATGATACATACAAACTGAacattttcctgcagtgttACTTTATCAAGTTGAGGAAGAAAAGCAGATTTGTTATATAGTATTTCTATCTTAGTAATGACAATCAATCGATTCTGTGTAAACTGTAGTGTTTGTCctttatgtttgtgtacatCTTGAGCCATTAGTCTCCTACACAGCTGTAATGAACGTACCACATACCTGCACAGAAGGCAGATCCATCATACACATTAGAGGTTTCTCTGAAGGGGCTGTCTGTGCCACTAACATCATGATGGTCTCTGCTAATAACCACAGGAGcctaaacaacaaaaataacacaagaCACTTGAGACTTCAAAACAAACTCAATATCATGCAGACCGCAGTCGACATGAAATAATCTTCTTAGCAGACATTTTATCCTCTTACTGAAACTATTCCGTCAGCGATAGCCTGGTTTATAGCCAAAGCAATGCAGACTCTTCCTTTCTGGTCTGAGTAGAGGATTCTGGCTTGGGATCCCACAACCTaaccaaataaaacacagatagAAAATCCCTCTAGTTGCATAtcttttaaatcagattttcaTTAGGTGATAGAGTTGGCTGCCCAGAAGGTTACTCACCATGTTGTGTTTTCCAGCCTCTCTGATCCAGCGGATGTTATCATTGTACTGCTGTCTGATGCGATCTGTCACTTTGGCACTGATTTCCTCCAGGACAGTAGCAGCGATATTGTCCGTTACAGAAAGATCTTTGGGGTCTCCAGATGTGCACACCCAGCGAAAGGGGCCAAAGCCCAAAGAGAAAATGTCCCTGCAGCCAAGGTAGATGGAGAGAGATCATTCAATGAGAGAAGAAAATATCAGATTTTTACAGAGTCCTATCACCGGATGATGTTggataaaatataagaaataacATCTCACCCCATAATGTGCTGGACATAAGAAGGGTAACGAAATTCTGTTGCTCCTCCGCCAACCTTTTCTACATCTGCTCCTGtaaaaacaagaaacacaatTCTCTTCAGTGGTCTGTTATTGGGCTGAATGATAACGATGATATTAGAGTGTATTGTGTGGGGGGTGAATTACTGACCAGCTCTCTGGGCCTCCAGGAGAAAAGCATTGCCGTAGTCCCAAAAGAACATCCCAGCTTCAGACAGATTATTGATCGCCTTAACGTGTCTTCGGAGGCTGTGAGCGCAtatagaaaacatgttattttaacaCCCATTATGTCATGTATGACACCAGGGATCTAGAGTTTGGTGGAGTCGTAAAAGTAGCAATGGATTATGGGAGTTTGGCATTGCAGCCAGGTTTTTAACCAACCATTTTATTAAAGCCAAAATATGTGAAGGGTCTCTTCCTCTCCAAGAAACAAGTAAATTAAATGGATGAAAATATCAGTTGTCAAGCCCAGCTCAGGGGAAAGCTGAGATCCAAGGGGGATGAGCTACACATTTTTGCTTAGCTTGTGTCTCTACTAACCCAAGATGCAAGGCCAATGACTAAAAAGATTTCATCTGgatcaaatgtatatttaaaaacgaccaaaatctgaaaaatgcGTTGTAAACAGTTGGCATAAAACTAGATTAAAGGTCTTCTGGCACACAACCAAAGCACCAATGCATGTGCACAGCGGGAGAGACCATTGAAACAGActactacatttattcaagttaAACAGATTCATCTTGCTTTGAAAATTGTTAGAAATATTTGTGATTATGTAGGTGTACTTATCACAAAAGtatacaacattttaatgtgTAAAGGTTACATCATGTACCTTTAATGGACCGATATATTTCTGAAAGTATAACATACAAAAGCTAATCTCTGTGATTCAAATGACCTTTCTTGGACCATGGTGATGAAACGGTTGGGATCCGTCATCATGAGCTGATTGGCCTGGCGGAAGCTGAGCTGCACTGGGTAGTAGCCTCCGTTGTACGGGTTGTGAAGCGACGTCTGATCTGAACCCAAATCCACCAGCAGCTCCCCTGTCCTCTCATACTCCAACAGCAGCCTCTCCCTGAATGAAAAGTGAGAATAAAGTAGGACAAAGAGGTCAAGAGAGTGGAACAAGAGGTGCCAGTGTCTCTGTATCTGCAGACCTGGGTCAGAAACTCACCATAAGTCCACAATGTTGCCATGGTAGCCCATACTGAGAGGAGTCTTGGAGCTCTTGGCCtccctgaaaaacaaaaaataatcaatgtCTGATTAGGTTATCCGACAGCAGACAGGTTTACCTATTGGAGACATCTTACTGTCTTGTCTGCGGATAAGAGCTTTGCTATCATGattaacatttaacaatagACAGCTCATGCAGGTAACGGCGAAGCCATGTTAAGTGATTCAAGCTTCAGTCAAAATGTTAGGAGCTAGTACTACACCTGAGTAATTCCATTTCATGACAATATCCTTCAATTCctcaacatttcaaaaggaaatTGTTCCTCTTTTAGTTGTCTTGAAAGCATTAGTTGGTTATCTGAGCATAGTGATAGTGATATTCTCAGTAACTCCCAAAATATtctattatttttgaataatcTAACATCTGACAGTCGAACGCTAACGGGGGCACTTTTTCTACATTTGGTCATTTTTTACAGTATGGttttgtcagttttacttaagAATACAAGTAATCATCCTCCAGCTCTGCAATGTagggattttaaaaacaataagaaactTTATTTCATGAATCAGCTCTTGACTTTATTGGATATAATTGATATCTTAATGATGTACAAAGAAACTCACACATATTCAAAGTGTGTCATActgatttaaaagtgaaatgttatgcagcaatgattttaaataatgattgaCACACCTATAAccacttttatattttgttaccTGATGCGTTTAATACAGTGGTCCATGCTGCTAGTGACCTCCATCAGCCAGCCCTGCTCATGTCTCTTTCTGAGTGGAGCCTCATCCACCTACATGAAAATCATATTCAAGTAAACATACTCgactttctcctttttctttttgttctgtcAGCAGTGAGTACGAATAAGAAATTAAACTTAACCAGCTGACCTCAGCAATCACGCCAATGCATCCGGCAATGACGGCAGCTTTAGCCTGAGCTCCACTCATGCCCCCCAGGCCAGAGGTCACAAACACACGGCCGCTCAAATCATCAGACCCAAGGTACCTCCGGCCAGCATTTAGCACTGTTAGCTGCACAGAAAAGCATCAGGATACAAATCAGGAACTAAAACACTACTTCTAATACACACTCAATGTTATAATTTCAAGCAGTGGTCTCCAACATTTCTGACAAGTAACCTTAACCTTAATACGTAACTTAGTAAAAGTAAACTCTAAAAATGACGTGTAATTTTGTTTGGAAGAATAATTCTTTCCTCTAGTTTCATCTCATTACTTTTATCCAATCATGCAACCTCATCAAATATGAACCCATGTTTTGCATAATGAAATGAAGGTGTGTGCAcaaaaatgaatcacaaaccATAGTGCCATGAACAATCCCTTGAGGTCCAATGTAGCAGTAGCTTCCTGCTGTCATTTGACCATACCTATAAACGaataaacaaaatgacacacatAACATCAAGACACCTGCATCCACCTCAGAGGTTTGATAAAGCATCATCCATCCGAAATGCAACAACTTACATTGACACGCCGAGGGCAAACATCTTTTCATACTGATTTCTGGAGGAGTAATTTGGAATAACCTGAGTAATGAAAAATAGGAAAAAGATTGTGAGTGTCAGTACAAAGGTGAGCATGCGTGCTGAACGTCTGTGTCGTGTGTTGGGCTGCTACCATGCCGTTGGTGATGATGGCACGAGGTGATGAAGGCAGGCTGGGGAACAGGCCCATGGGATGACCGCTATACATGACCAGAGTTTGTTCTTCTGTCATCTCGCTCAGGTAGTGCATCACCAGACAAAACTAAACCCAGGCACATATTCATCTTTTATACTTCATCTATTTAGACCCTATACATTCTCTGCATGAACACAAGATAACTTACCTGGGCCCAGTTACTGAACACCTGTCCATTCCCGCCGTAGGTGACGAGCTCCTGGGGAAACTGAAAGACAAAGAACAGTTAACCACAGTCGAGATAAACACTTCAAAAAAAGAATGGCCATGCTTAATTACAGAGTTACTACAAGCTGTGTGAGAGGCTCACCTGAGCAACGGCTGGATCCAGGTTGTTCATGATCATTAGCATGATGGAGGCAGCTTGGCGTGTGCGGCACGGGTACTGATCTATGGGGTAAGCTCTgaggagacagggagacacTCACATCAGTGTGGTGGGGGAAACTAAGACAACATATCATATACCATCTCGCTTAGAACACTTTCATACTAAGCAAGACTATTGCTCAACAGAAGCCACTGTGGACACAGGTTTAAGTTACAGGACGACACATTGATTTCTATTCCTGGTGAGGTACAGTGTGTTTTAGTACAACTATTGAAATGTTTATCTAAAGTCCTGAAGACAGTAGAAATCTAGCTATCTCTGGCATTGCGGTGATTATACAGCAATGTCTATCCAAAATTAGCTTGGACTAGccatcatttttaaacatcttATGCAGCAGAGATTGTCATTACATTGACAGACATATCAGTAAGGATAATAGTGGACCAACATGGTACTGTGCCGTAGTTTTGTTCTATTaattttgtattcatattttattaaatcaattTAAGAAATTGAAGGACTTTTGTCAACAAATTAATATAAGTTGCATAAAAAGGAATACCAaccaatacaaaatacattattaaatatcACTATGGATATTTGCTCAGGTTTCCTCACCTCATGCGTAATGTGGGGCAGAAGCGGTACATGTAGATGTGCCCGTACTGCCGCAGTTCTTGAGCAAATTCAGGTGCAAGTGTTGCATGGTGGGAAGGAGGGAAATAACGCAATGCATTTCTCAGCGCCAGCTAGAGGGAAAAGGGACATTTGCAGtgggttaatgaacacacactgtatttataGATTAATGGAAGTGtagatgttttacattttttggatAACGGGCAGGCAGTCTCTTTTAATCTTTAACTGAACCTTTGCTCTGAGATTGGGAAATCCTTTGAGGACTTTCGAGAATAATCAATTTTTTTGGATGGCTCACGAGACAACAACGGTGATGTGATAAGTCAGAGTACACAGCATGGAATTATGTCAATTTTGTCTCTACATctaacacatttacagtaaaattgTCTGACATAACAGTGAGCGTTTACCTCCCTTAGCTTACTCACACATCtgtcatttatatttcttctgtTTGATAGTTGTTTGACAGCAGCCAAGCtggtgtggtgtattaaatcggttcatacatacagttagttaaatcagttcatatacagttagttactctctgaggtcatagagagtgcagagagtgatgttgTACAACAGGGTGTTGTAAAACAAACCTCTGAaatatgtcagaaggcctccatggatgagtaagaaaaagacaaacatatatctcaccttatttgggtacgcgCAAGACATGTTGTACAaacgtatagctcaccttatttgggtacacattcttatagaacatcgcatttggtcacacacacacacattttctcctataaattgcatgcacaaagagatttcggggggacttccacaattggttctgggaacctcgtattgcccgtgttggtgtatgatactatgctgttgtaataaaccttattatatacaagctggtgtctccggagacttcttcatcatcttcacaaacatcactacaagatatacttcactgGCCTATGTACAGTGCTGTTTATTAGAAATATATCCTCATTTGAGAGTATTATTCACAGAAAGTATTTTTACTCAGTGTAAGGGAACAACTAGCGACATTAATGATTGCTTCATTTCACTCAGCTGTGCACGTAAAATCCTTTTTAAGCAATAGCAGCTCTGGAAACTGATATATAAATGATTGATTGACAAACTGACTCACCCGCTCCTCCTCTGCTGTAAGGTTGGGGGTCCGGATAGGTGCATGCGGCACATTGGGGACTCTTCCCCGGTTGGGAGGCAGTGGGTCTAGGGATAAACCGCTGCATATCTCCTTTAAAGAAGACATCCTGGTGAGGATTTTCTGTCACACACTTGAGCAGACACCAGAACAGAGATCCTGCTGGAGATGAAGGCAGCTCTACCCCTCACTGCAAACCGTCCTCTATGGACAGAAAACTTTTAGGGCGATGACTTTCCCCTTATTGTCTCATTGGCTTTTTGCTCGTCTTTGCCCTCCACAATCCACCAATGGTACGCCGGTGTTTGGTAATTATTGATCACTGCGGTAGTTTGAAGCAGGACATGCTTCAGTGGACAAACACTGcgactgacctctgacctctgatgTTAGATAGTTACACCCCCCACAGATACACACATCTTTACCTAATAATATCACATGGAAAAAATTGATTTACAGCTCAATATGATACTTTTGATGATGTCCAGTGATGCAGATTAATTATGCGATGGTAAAGACAATGTGTACTGAGTTCTAGGAAAGTATCCTCCCAAAAATGATAAGCTACTCTTGTAAAAGTTGAATAACATGGTGAATTACTATCAAAGATTTGAATCAAcataggaaaagaaagagaccCAGTGACAGGGGTTATTTTTCATTAATTGCAGAAGTTAGTCAATTCAATTGATGTGAATTTTACATTCCCGGCCAataaaaaggtcaccacctg
It includes:
- the uroc1 gene encoding urocanate hydratase; translation: MSSLKEICSGLSLDPLPPNRGRVPNVPHAPIRTPNLTAEEERLALRNALRYFPPSHHATLAPEFAQELRQYGHIYMYRFCPTLRMRAYPIDQYPCRTRQAASIMLMIMNNLDPAVAQFPQELVTYGGNGQVFSNWAQFCLVMHYLSEMTEEQTLVMYSGHPMGLFPSLPSSPRAIITNGMVIPNYSSRNQYEKMFALGVSMYGQMTAGSYCYIGPQGIVHGTMLTVLNAGRRYLGSDDLSGRVFVTSGLGGMSGAQAKAAVIAGCIGVIAEVDEAPLRKRHEQGWLMEVTSSMDHCIKRIREAKSSKTPLSMGYHGNIVDLWERLLLEYERTGELLVDLGSDQTSLHNPYNGGYYPVQLSFRQANQLMMTDPNRFITMVQESLRRHVKAINNLSEAGMFFWDYGNAFLLEAQRAGADVEKVGGGATEFRYPSYVQHIMGDIFSLGFGPFRWVCTSGDPKDLSVTDNIAATVLEEISAKVTDRIRQQYNDNIRWIREAGKHNMVVGSQARILYSDQKGRVCIALAINQAIADGIVSAPVVISRDHHDVSGTDSPFRETSNVYDGSAFCADMAVQNFVGDAFRGATWVSLHNGGGVGWGEVMNGGFGLLLDGSEEAAKRARLMLNWDVSNGVARRCWSGNTNAYETIQLTMQENAQLRVTMPFPVQDEQVLDRALQG